One window of the Tachypleus tridentatus isolate NWPU-2018 chromosome 10, ASM421037v1, whole genome shotgun sequence genome contains the following:
- the LOC143228084 gene encoding uncharacterized protein LOC143228084, producing the protein MKVNTKWTLVKAILCTLLSANSISMSDEEEVLVKGFNSTFAVKYVDLSNNSNDESVNTTTIYEPLNGLPNTTFQKQQNATDEKSPIASLVPLALAVILHQLNATPEISTGRAHASQRRLFGMPNFNQNNHNIHTNQPIGTLDFKDVVRVRRPQIFMKADSAQYPFTDLIDSYQSLPKRDYASVRPDIPNNRYAGPFHSYNQKGDFLNTRLPPPVIKQFNQPDNNVAKTKQSEHQELSPPVPSRENQKPSVAPLESRLSVSSVQLAPRCDRFTRDICLDDFEYPSSAMLDIIFRKRDQFDYLYAEVKERGNQVDGLSRKDEEKYNYKHYYGAQDSSNAKNINSRDYGPEGGFVCPSEIVYAKPKRARNPRGEWKVIVNVGDFTQTVRMEKCLMPGSKCSYVSNHFVSNCLQIYNYQRLVVFDKKKGLYTDIFRIPSGCSCYIRGYAVNFPTENEVGKDDGFNISFPDKNSFSNTLWSVLAGSLTGSSFGENDQFVNQVHQQLSLLQQLKKYSQFTNGVTPSEVLQELLREEDNDLNSKAPMRHRLPQPQNIRSNFPVPVNHRPGIFHKNLEKPVRNQRPPLLFRGRKRNRNRPRPYVPGTSRHPENYFTENTFLEVPKDLSYTDYINDRPNKDHRDKTQNFNEYSTPEKEITGFRPLLNPPVPRSSSVPDFLNSVPSTPELIAAPELPFDTMADKSEVAIKLSATRDGDNTSSQTGKEEEKKINFSYHPILDYISSV; encoded by the exons GCCATACTTTGTACTCTTCTTAGTGCAAATTCGATATCTATGAGTGATGAGGAGGAGGTCTTGGTAAAAGGTTTCAACTCTACATTTGCTGTGAAATATGTAGATTTGTCAAATAATAGTAATGATGAATCTGTAAACACGACCACGATTTATGAACCATTGAATGGTTTGCCCAACACGACatttcagaaacaacaaaatgcTACAGATGAAAAAAGTCCAATTGCATCACTTGTTCCTCTAGCTTTGGCAGTTATACTTCATCAACTTAATGCAACTCCAGAAATATCAACAGGTAGGGCCCATGCTTCCCAGAGGCGTCTCTTCGGAATGCccaactttaatcaaaataatcacaacattcacacaaatcAACCAATAGGAACTTTGGACTTCAAAGATGTTGTTAGAGTAAGGAGACCTCAAATTTTTATGAAAGCCGATTCAGCGCAATATCCTTTCACTGATCTAATAGATTCATATCAAAGTTTACCTAAACGAGATTACGCATCAGTTAGGCCTGACATACCTAATAATAGGTATGCAGGTCCGTTTCATAGTTATAACCAGAAAGGTGATTTCCTAAACACAAGACTTCCACCGCCAGTGATTAAACAATTTAACCAACCAGATAATAATGTTGCCAAAACTAAACAAAGTGAACATCAAGAACTTTCTCCGCCGGTGCCATCTCGTGAAAATCAGAAACCGAGCGTTGCACCATTAGAATCAAGATTAAGTGTTAGTTCCGTACAGTTAGCTCCCCGGTGCGATCGTTTCACCAGAGACATCTGCCTCGATGACTTTGAATATCCTTC ATCAGCTATGTTGGATATTATTTTCCGAAAACGAGATCAATTTGATTATCTCTACGCTGAAGTGAAGGAGCGGGGAAATCAAGTGGATGGATTAAGTCGGAaggatgaagaaaaatataactaTAAGCATTACTACGGAGCTCAGGACAGCTCGAACGCCAAGAATATAAACTCTCGAGATTACGGACCCGAGGGTGGATTCGTATGTCCTTCAGAAATAGTATATGCGAAACCAAAAAGAGCTCGAAATCCTCGCGGTGAATGGAAAGTGATTGTCAACGTTGGAGATTTTACTCAGACTGTACGCATGGAAAAATGCTT GATGCCAGGCTCGAAATGCTCTTACGTTTCAAACCATTTTGTGTCAAATTGCTTGCAAATTTACAATTATCAACGACTAGTCGTTTTCGACAAAAAGAAGGGCTTATACACGGACATATTTAGAATTCCGAGCGGCTGCTCCTGTTATATTCGAGGCTACGCTGTTAACTTTCCTACTGAAAACGAGGTCGGTAAAGATGATGGCTTCAATATCTCATTTCCAGATAAGAACTCTTTTAGCAATACTCTTTGGTCTGTTCTCGCTGGATCACTAACTGGAAGCTCCTTTGGTGAAAATGATCAATTTGTAAACCAGGTTCACCAACAACTTTCTCTCTTACAACAACTAAAGAAGTATTCACAGTTCACGAACGGCGTTACCCCATCTGAAGTTCTCCAAGAACTTCTTCGTGAAGAGGACAATGATTTGAACTCGAAGGCACCAATGAGACATAGGTTACCTCAACCACAAAATATAAGATCAAACTTTCCTGTGCCTGTTAACCATCGGCCTGGAATATTCCACAAAAATTTAGAAAAGCCAGTTAGAAATCAAAGGCCTCCTCTCCTTTTCCGTGGTAGAAAACGGAATCGAAACAGACCTCGTCCATACGTACCTGGGACATCTCGTCATCCGGAAAATTATTTCACAGAAAATACGTTTCTAGAAGTTCCAAAAGATTTATCTTACACAGATTACATAAACGACAGACCCAATAAAGACCATCGAGATAAGACTCAAAATTTTAACGAATACTCGACGCCAGAAAAGGAAATCACTGGTTTTCGTCCCTTATTAAATCCTCCAGTTCCAAGGTCCTCAAGCGTACCTGATTTTTTAAATTCCGTACCATCAACTCCCGAGTTGATAGCGGCTCCAGAACTCCCATTTGATACGATGGCTGACAAAAGCGAAGTTGCAATTAAGTTGTCTGCAACAAGAGATGGAGATAATACATCAAGTCAAACAGGAAAGGAAGAAGAAAAGAAGATTAATTTTTCCTATCATCCGATTTTAGACTATATCTCTAGTGTCTGA